GGCGCTGAATGCGGTGGCGCTGGGCGCGGGCGACGACCTGTCGCAACTGGGCGCCACCGCCATCGGCACCGGCGAATCGTTGCAATCCGTCGAGGTGGGTCTGCACGATTTCGGCAATTCGCTGCTGAGCGTCATCACCATGCTGGCCAGCGGCGGTGGCGGCGGCGGGGGCCTGAGCGGATTGCTGGGCATCGGGATCAAGGCGGTTGCCGGCAGCATCGGCGGCGGCGCGGGCGCGACCGGGGCCTATGCCGGTTACGGTGACGGCACCAACATGACCGGCGGCATCATGAACTTTGCATCGGGCACCGACAGGTTGCCGATCGAACGCCCGTTCTGGGTGGGCGAGAACGGGCGCGAGCTGATGGAGCTGACCCGGGGCGGCGGCATGCGCGTGCACAGCAACCAGCAGTCGCACCGGATGCTGGGCGAAGGCGGTGGCGGCACGACGCTGGTGCAGACCATCAACATTCCGCAGGGCGCGGACCCACGCCGGACGGCAAGCGCGGTCAACCGCGCGACGCAGACCGGTCTGGCGCGCACGGCCCGCAAGGGACTGGCCGGGGGGATCGACCGATGATCGACGACGTGCGCCTGCCCGAAAACTGGTCGAAGGGGTCGAGCGGCGGTCCGGCGTTCCTGACCGATGTCGTGGCGCTGGATTCGGGCGATGAGGACCGCGAGGAACGGTGGGAGAACCCGTTGGCGCAATACGATATCGCGCACAATGTGCGCACGCCCGCCGACATCGCATCGCTGCGCGCGTTTCACCGGGCGCGGCGTGGGGCATCGCGCGGGTTCCTGCTGAAAGACTGGATCGAATATACCAGCGCGGCGGACGGCCAGACTGCGCCGACGGCCACCGATCAGCCGATCGGGACGGGCGACGGGGTGGAGACGGTCTTTGCCATCGTCAAGCGCTATGCCGACGTCGGCGGGCTGTACGACCATCCGATCCGCTGGCCGGTAACCGGCACGGTGGTGGTCGCGCTGGACGGCGTGCCGCAAGTTGGCGGGTTCACGGTGCAGCGCGGTGACGGCACGGTGACTTTTGCGGTTGCCCCCGGTGCGGGTGTGGCGGTGACCTGCGGGTACGAATTCGACGTGCCGGTGCGGTTCACCGAAGACCTGCTGTCGGTCAGCTGGGACACGATCAATTCGCGCAGCGCCGGTTCGGTGCCGCTTCAGGAAGTGCGCTGAATGGCCCGCACGCTTGATCCCCTGCTGGACGCCGCGCTGGCGCAATCGCCGCGCAAGGGGGCCGAAATCGCGATCGTCGAATCGCGCCAAGGCAACCGGCAGCGCCTGACGACCTGGGATCGTCCTCTGTCGATCGACCTTGGGCTTGGCGACGGGACGGAAACCTGCACGCCCGGCATGATGCATTCGGCGATCACGCTGGCTGCCGGGATGGATGCCAGCCATTTCGAGATGTCCGGCCCCATCGGCGGGGCCTTTACCGAAGAGCGGGTGCTGGGCGGGTACTGGCGTTCGGCGCGGGTCTGGCTGGGCTGGACATCGCCGGGGGTGGCGGATCCGCTGCCCGTCGCCGCGCTGATGGCCGGACGGGTCGGCGAATACCGGGTCGAGGGGCGACGCTGGGTTCTGGAAGTGCGCAATGCCGCCGATGGCTTCAACCAGTCGATCGGGCGGGTGCTGTCGCCATACTGCACGCACGATTACGGCGATGCCAAGTGCACGAAGGTGCGCACGCCCTATGCCTGCGAGGTGACTTATGTCGCCAGCTCGTTTTCTTTCGCGGTCGATATCGGCGGTGAGCATCCCGACGATTTCTTCGAGTTCGGCGATGTGACTTTCGATAGCGGCGCGCTGGCCGGACTGGAGGGTGAAGTGTTCCGGTTCACCGGCGATACCGCGTCGGTAGAGTTGCTGGCGCCGATGCCGGTCGCGCCGCAGGTGGGTGATACGCTGACACTCTATCGCGGATGTTCGAAGTTGCGTCTTTCCGACGATCCGACACTGCCGACCTGCCTTACCAACGAGAACGTGATCAATTTCGGTGGGCATCCGGAAGTTCCGGGCACCGAGCAATACTTCAAGATTGCATCGCCGGGAACCGGCGTGAGCCGCCGGCGGGGCACGCTGGGCGGCGACACCGGCGGGCTGACTTCGGCCCATCCGGGGGCGGCATGATCAGCGGGGCGGATATCGTGACCGCCGCGCGCGGGTGGATCGGCACGCCGTTCGCGTGGGGGCAGGCGCTGCGCGGCAAGGGTTGCGACTGCAAGGGGCTGATCGTCGGCGTGGCGCGCGAACTGGCGCTGCCCGGCGCGGACAGCATCGAGGCGCAGTTCGTCGGTTATCGCGACAGGGTCGATGCGGATCGTCTCGTCGCCGGGATGCGGCGCAATTTTGACCCTGTGAACGTCGCGCAGGACGGCGATGTCCTGTTGCTGACCGTTTCGGGCAAGCCGCAGCATCTGGCGATCTACGCCGGTGCCGGGCGGATGATTCACACATACTCGCGCGGCCCGGACTGCGTGATCGAGGTGCCGATGGCGTCGATCTGGCGGCGGGCGGTCGCCAGCGTGTGGCGCTGGAAATTCGAAGAAGGGGCAAACTGATGGCGGTCGATCCCGTCTCTCTGGCCGTGACCGCCGCGTTGATGGCGGCGCAGATGGCCATGCAGGCGAGTCAGGAAATCGAGGGTCCGCGCATGCAGGACCTGACGGCGACGGTGGCCGATTACGGCACGCCGCTGAACAACTGTTACGGGCGGCGCTGGCTGACCTGCCCGTGTTTCTATGCCGAGGATATCCGCGAGCGAAAGAAGAAGCGGAAGACCAAGGGCGGCAAGTACAACGAATACACCTATTTCGGCACCTTCGCGGTGCATATTGCCGATCATGCCATATCGGGCGTGCGCAAGATCAAGTTCGACGGGCACCTGGTCTATGACGCCACGGCATCGGGCGCGAAGATCTACAAGCTGGATGACGATTACGACCTGTCGTCGAACATGCGGATTTATTACGGTTCGGCGACGCAGGAACCCGATCCGCGCATGCTGGCCAGCACCGAGGCGAAATACGGCCCCGGCACCTGCCCGGCCTATCGGGGCCAGTCCTATCTGTTTCTGGAGGATATCCCGCTGGAAAAGGTCGGCAATCGCATGCCGATCGTTTCGGTCGAGGTCAGCCGCGCCCCCGCGCAGATGGGCGGGGAAGACGGAAACGGCGTGCCGGTCGGCAGCGGCGGCGGCGATGGCGGCGATACGGAATACATGCAGATCGGGTGGGCCTATCGCCAGTATCAACCCGAACCGAGCAACTTCCCGAGTGGGTCGAATACCGGATCCCCGACTTATATAGAAACAGCAGTTCAGGCATCGCGCTATCCGGTTCCGTGGGACGACAGCGTCTATAACGCCGGGAAGGACGCCGAATACGATGCCTTCGTAGCAGCGGCGGAGCTGCCGCTGATCAATATTTTTACGGGATACTACGCGGGCGATTTCTATGCCGCGAACGACCCGAGCTATTGGCTTGACGAAACGCAGATTGCCTATGCCATGTACTATGCGGGCTATGGGTTCGAGCAAGGCCGATACCTTGTCGACATGGAAGATCGCACGCGGGTGAATCATCCGACTCAGCTGACGATCCTGTACACGCCGGGCAGCAACTGGGCCTATGAAAAGCACCAGCATGTCGGGGTGGGTGCCTTCATTCCGGTGTACGATTCGCAGCAGGTGATCGAGATCGAAGCGCCGCCTTTGCCGTGGTTCTGGTCATCCAGCGATCCGGTGGAGGAAGCGCCGCTGCCCGAAGATGACAGCGTACCGCTGAGCGCGATCCTGATGGATATCGCGCGGCGCGTGGGCATGGTGGCGGACGACTATGATGTCTCCCAGACCGAGGCGATCATCGTTACGGGATTCAACTGGTCGCAAAGTTCCGCCAAGCAGATCGTCGGGCCGCTTCAGGATGTCTACGATTTCGATTTTCGCCCGCACGATTTCCTGCTGGAAGCGGTGCGGCGCGGTGGGGAATCGCTGGGCACCATCACTGATTTCGCGCAGGCCGACCCGCTGTACAGGTTGCCATCGCCTTCGGATACCGACCTGCCCCGGCGCATCTTTCTGAACTTTGCCGATGTCGATGCGGACCAGCAGACCAATACCGCCGTTTCGCAGCGGCGTGGGTCGGCGGTGGACGGAGTGCGCGACCTGTCGATCGACATGACCAAACTGGCGCTGAACCCGGACGAGGCGCGCCAGTTCGCCGACCGGTATCTGCGGCGCAAGTGGTTCGGCATCACGCAGGCCAGCAACTCGCTGCCCCGCCGCGACATGGGAATAGAGCCGGGCGACGTGTGGACGCCGGTGTTCGGCAATTCGGCGCTGACCATGCGCAGCACACGGGTCGTGATCCCGGCCAGCGGTGCGCTGGAAATGGAGTGGGAGGCCGACGCGCCCGAACTGGCGGTGCTGTCCGGCGCGGCCGGGGCGGGGGCCGATGGTATTCCGCCGGCGGAGATCTACACCCTGGCCGAGACCGAGGGCGCGGTTATGGACCTGCCCCTGCTGGTCGACGCGCACGATCAGACCACGCCCTTTGCCTATATCGCGGCAGGTCCGCTGGGTGACGAGGGCGCATGGCCCGGGGCCGATTTCGCGCAGAGCGATACCGGCGACGAAGACACTTTCGAACTGGAATGGGACGGCATCGACAGCCTGTACGAAGCCTATATCGGCACGGTGGGCGCAGCCTTGCCCGATGCCAAGCCGTGGAACGTCGACAATGCCAGCACGATCGAGGTCGTGCTGAATTCGGGCGAGCTGGTCAGCGCGACGCTGGACGACCTGATCGACGACGGCACGCTCAATCTGGCCCTGATCGGGGAAGAGATCGTGCAGTTTCAGACCGCGACGCTGACCGACGACCTGACCTATACGCTGAGCGGCTTTCTGCGGGGCGTGCGGGGCACGGAACGGGCGATGCCGGGCCATGTGGCCGGGGAACGCTTCGTGCTGCTGGACGCGGCGAAAAAGCACACGATGGGCGCCAGCGAGATCGGCGATACCGACAGCTATATCGCGCACACCGTGGGCCGGGGGATCAATACCGAGGATGCCTTCGACGTGGCGTTCACCGGCGCGGCGCACCGGCCCTATGCGGCGGTGCATGGCAGTACGGCGCAGAGCGGGGCGGACTGGCTGTTCGATGCGGTGCGGCGCACGCGCATCGGCGCCACCACACTGAACGGGCAGGACGTGCCGCTGGGCGAAGCGTCGGAGGCGTGGGAGCTGGACATTCTGGACGGCGGAACCGTCGTCCGCACGCTGACCGGAACAAGCCTGCCGATCACCTATGCCGAGGGGGATCAGATCACCGATTTCGGCGCGCCGCTGGGCACGGCCCCGGATGCCAGGCTCTACCAGATGAACCCGACGCTAAACCTTCGCGGCTATCCCCTGACCTTCTGAACGGACAAAGACATGACGACACCGACTTACGGGCTGATCGAATGGGCAGCCGCACAGGCATCCCCGTGGGTGCCGCACAATGCCGCGCTGCGCGCGCTGGAGGCAGTATCGCGCGGCAGCGTGCTGGACCGCGACCTGACGGCGCCGCCCGGATCGTGCAACGACGGGGCCTGTTATCTGGTTGCGGCATCGGCCACCGGCCTGTGGGCGGGGCATGACGGCAAGCTGGCCATCGCGGTGGGCACCGATGCGGCCAGCGGGTGGATTTTCCTGATCGTCGCGACAGAGGGCCAGATCCTGTGGGTCGAGGACGAAGCTGTCCGCATTGAATACGTCTCCGGTGCATGGGCGGCGCTGGTGCTGGGCAGCGGTTCGGCCAGCGGGCTCGACGTCGATACCGATGGGGCGCTTGCGGCAAACAGCGACAGCCTGATTGCCACGCAAAAGGCGGTGAAGACCTATGTCGACAACGCCGTGGCAGGGTTGTTCGATTTCAAGGGGGCGATCGATTGCTCGGCCAATCCGAACTATCCGGCGGGTGTGATCGGCGATGCGTGGCTGGTGTCGGTCGCAGGCAAGATTGGCGGGGCATCGGGCGCGGATGTCGAGGTGGGCGACGTCATCATCGCCAGCGCGGACAACGCGGGTGGAGATCAGGCAACGGTCGGCGGTGACTGGTTCATCCTGAATGTGAACATCACCGGGGGCGGTGGTGGGGGAGGCTCTGTCGCGGCAAAGGACGATGGAAGCACGGTTGTCGCTGCGGCAACTGCTTTCAATTTTACCGGCGCGGGGGTGGTGGTCACCGATGCGGGCGGTGGACAAGCGGATATCGCGATTCCCGGCGGCGGTGCGGGGTTGAAGCAGATTTCCATTCCTGCCGGGGCGATGAAGGTTCGCACGACGAACGGGGCGGCGGCGGGGTCGGTTGAGACCGCGACGAACAAGCACATGGTCGACAGCCTCGATTTCGACGCAGCGACGCAGGAATATGCGCAGTTCAGCCTTATGCTGCCGCAAAGCTGGGATGCGGGTACGCTGGCCTTTATCTTTCACTGGACGACGACCGGGACGACCGGCGACGTGATCTGGGGCGTTCAGGGCCTGTGTCGCGGCGATGGCGACGATCTCGACGGCGCATGGGGAACGGCGGTCGAAGTCACCGATACCTGTCAGGGCGCAAACAAGACGCACAAGAGCGCGACGACGGCGGCGATGACCATCGGCGGCACCCCGGCCAAGGGCAAGCGCGTGGCGTTGCAGTTCTATCGCAAGGCGGCGGATGGCGGCGATACGCTGACGGTCGATGCGAAGCTGCAGGAAGTGACCGTGATCTACAACACCGACGCGGCGACCGACGCATGAGTTATGCGATGATGGGCCCGCTGGCGGTGCGGCGGCGGGGGAGCGGTCAAACCATGCAGTTCGTCGGTCGGCAGTCCTACACATGGGGGCCGGGCGGATCGCAGGCGTTCAACCTCAACAGCCTGACCGGGGGCGAGGCCAGTCCTTCGACGATCAAGGCAGGCGACACGATCATCTGCGTCTATGCGATGTCGTTCGAAAACACGCTTGTACCTAACGGCATGAACGACAACCCCGGCTTTTACGGACTGACGTGGGACCAGCGAACGTCTGGAGGCGGCAGCGCGACCAGTGTCCTGCAAATTCTTTATCAGATGGAGCCACTGGTCGATGGAGCGGTCACGGGTTCTTTCTTCGCTGCTGTAGCACCGGGCGGGTGCGTTGCGCACTTCTATGTGTTCCGCAATCTGCATCCGAGACGCCTGAGTGTTTCGCAGGTTGGGAGCCTCGATCCTGCGGCGATCACATTGCCCACGACCCCTGCGCTTGCTCTTATCGGCGTTTCCGGCGTGCATACGTCGGGCACAGCGTCCTTCAGCGGATTTGGCGATGCGACGGATACCGTGCAGGGCAATTACGATGGCTCCACCCGCGACGTTCTTTCGGGCGTAGGCCTCAAGCGCAATATCGTCGCATCCCCGTATGACCCGACAGCTTGGACCGCCTCGGCTTTGAGTGCATACCGCGATGCGACAGTTTTGGGCTTCAAGGAAAAAGTCGCCACCAGCGATGCCTTTCGTAAGGTGCCAATCTTGATCACCGGGGGGGCGGCAACAGGCAACGAGGCGCTGAATTACGGTTGGGCTGGTACGGATTCTTATGGCACGGCCAAGACCACGACGGCGGTAACGCTGATGGGCGCGAACGCGATTTCGTTCAACGGCTCGCAGAGCGTCGAACTGGATCGCAGTCTACCGGAGGCGTGGTTCCACCCATCGATCGTCATGCGCGATCACGACTGGACGCTGGAAGGAGCGGTGAGGTTTAACAGCACTGCCGACCCGATCATTCTTGTTCGAAATTACGACAAGACGAACGAGCTGATGTTCTCGTTTTTGAAAAATACCGGACAACTTATATTTGTCTCCACGAC
The sequence above is a segment of the Croceicoccus naphthovorans genome. Coding sequences within it:
- a CDS encoding DUF2460 domain-containing protein produces the protein MIDDVRLPENWSKGSSGGPAFLTDVVALDSGDEDREERWENPLAQYDIAHNVRTPADIASLRAFHRARRGASRGFLLKDWIEYTSAADGQTAPTATDQPIGTGDGVETVFAIVKRYADVGGLYDHPIRWPVTGTVVVALDGVPQVGGFTVQRGDGTVTFAVAPGAGVAVTCGYEFDVPVRFTEDLLSVSWDTINSRSAGSVPLQEVR
- a CDS encoding DUF2163 domain-containing protein is translated as MARTLDPLLDAALAQSPRKGAEIAIVESRQGNRQRLTTWDRPLSIDLGLGDGTETCTPGMMHSAITLAAGMDASHFEMSGPIGGAFTEERVLGGYWRSARVWLGWTSPGVADPLPVAALMAGRVGEYRVEGRRWVLEVRNAADGFNQSIGRVLSPYCTHDYGDAKCTKVRTPYACEVTYVASSFSFAVDIGGEHPDDFFEFGDVTFDSGALAGLEGEVFRFTGDTASVELLAPMPVAPQVGDTLTLYRGCSKLRLSDDPTLPTCLTNENVINFGGHPEVPGTEQYFKIASPGTGVSRRRGTLGGDTGGLTSAHPGAA
- a CDS encoding NlpC/P60 family protein — its product is MISGADIVTAARGWIGTPFAWGQALRGKGCDCKGLIVGVARELALPGADSIEAQFVGYRDRVDADRLVAGMRRNFDPVNVAQDGDVLLLTVSGKPQHLAIYAGAGRMIHTYSRGPDCVIEVPMASIWRRAVASVWRWKFEEGAN
- a CDS encoding phage tail protein, whose product is MAVDPVSLAVTAALMAAQMAMQASQEIEGPRMQDLTATVADYGTPLNNCYGRRWLTCPCFYAEDIRERKKKRKTKGGKYNEYTYFGTFAVHIADHAISGVRKIKFDGHLVYDATASGAKIYKLDDDYDLSSNMRIYYGSATQEPDPRMLASTEAKYGPGTCPAYRGQSYLFLEDIPLEKVGNRMPIVSVEVSRAPAQMGGEDGNGVPVGSGGGDGGDTEYMQIGWAYRQYQPEPSNFPSGSNTGSPTYIETAVQASRYPVPWDDSVYNAGKDAEYDAFVAAAELPLINIFTGYYAGDFYAANDPSYWLDETQIAYAMYYAGYGFEQGRYLVDMEDRTRVNHPTQLTILYTPGSNWAYEKHQHVGVGAFIPVYDSQQVIEIEAPPLPWFWSSSDPVEEAPLPEDDSVPLSAILMDIARRVGMVADDYDVSQTEAIIVTGFNWSQSSAKQIVGPLQDVYDFDFRPHDFLLEAVRRGGESLGTITDFAQADPLYRLPSPSDTDLPRRIFLNFADVDADQQTNTAVSQRRGSAVDGVRDLSIDMTKLALNPDEARQFADRYLRRKWFGITQASNSLPRRDMGIEPGDVWTPVFGNSALTMRSTRVVIPASGALEMEWEADAPELAVLSGAAGAGADGIPPAEIYTLAETEGAVMDLPLLVDAHDQTTPFAYIAAGPLGDEGAWPGADFAQSDTGDEDTFELEWDGIDSLYEAYIGTVGAALPDAKPWNVDNASTIEVVLNSGELVSATLDDLIDDGTLNLALIGEEIVQFQTATLTDDLTYTLSGFLRGVRGTERAMPGHVAGERFVLLDAAKKHTMGASEIGDTDSYIAHTVGRGINTEDAFDVAFTGAAHRPYAAVHGSTAQSGADWLFDAVRRTRIGATTLNGQDVPLGEASEAWELDILDGGTVVRTLTGTSLPITYAEGDQITDFGAPLGTAPDARLYQMNPTLNLRGYPLTF
- a CDS encoding DUF2793 domain-containing protein is translated as MTTPTYGLIEWAAAQASPWVPHNAALRALEAVSRGSVLDRDLTAPPGSCNDGACYLVAASATGLWAGHDGKLAIAVGTDAASGWIFLIVATEGQILWVEDEAVRIEYVSGAWAALVLGSGSASGLDVDTDGALAANSDSLIATQKAVKTYVDNAVAGLFDFKGAIDCSANPNYPAGVIGDAWLVSVAGKIGGASGADVEVGDVIIASADNAGGDQATVGGDWFILNVNITGGGGGGGSVAAKDDGSTVVAAATAFNFTGAGVVVTDAGGGQADIAIPGGGAGLKQISIPAGAMKVRTTNGAAAGSVETATNKHMVDSLDFDAATQEYAQFSLMLPQSWDAGTLAFIFHWTTTGTTGDVIWGVQGLCRGDGDDLDGAWGTAVEVTDTCQGANKTHKSATTAAMTIGGTPAKGKRVALQFYRKAADGGDTLTVDAKLQEVTVIYNTDAATDA